The DNA window ACTGTTTGTTTAAGGAAATTAATTGCACGTCTGACAGTCATGGGAAGAGTATGGTGCGTGTTTGCCCTGGACCTGTCTGTCAGGTAATTCCGGACTGTAGTATGAGAGTAGGGCTCAGCGTGTAGCATTAGACTATGCCCCATCCCAAACCAACGAGGTTCCCATGACTTCAATAGAAATCATCTGTTGGAGCCTGTGTGAGCTCTGTGGGAGAGTGTAGGCGGGGGATTAGGCAGAGAGGAGTTTCATTTGAGTTTCTGACCCGGTGCTCTGGCTCGAGCTTGTGTGGAACTCGGTGCTCTCGCATTCTACTACTCCCTCTAGCAACTAGCAAGGTCTGTCCCCTTCCATCACTTCCTCACTACAGCTGCAATCACACCTTCACAAACACAGCCTATAGGCAAGGCCCTTGTGTGTAAGCTTACATAATGGTTCTTGCTGTTAGCAGAAACAATTGTAAGACTGAGGATTCAGCATGGATGTAATAGTGTGTAGTGAGTGGTGTTTCCAACGATCCTGTTGTCCGACTTTGCCTAATAGATTGTGATTGTGTGTTAGACCGTTTAACAGTTGGCCGTTGTCCTGCAGGGGATGACTTATCTGTGCATCTCAGCAGCAGACCTGCCCACACAAAACCTGTAAGTACCCAAATACACAGCACCACACAGTGCTCAAGGCTACTgggtacagaacagaacagcacaggACTGAAGCGAGGTAGACCATTCATATCCATTCTATCAGGCAGATACACTCTGTGTGGGCGTCTCTAGTTCATGTTCTATTGGTATGAAAATGAAGTGCTTCACATTCTCACCATTTAGCTGTGAATCAAAGCACTGAATAAATTACTAGATGACAAGGTGATTCAGCTTCTTATTTCTTATTGAGAAATCATGGAGGGATTTTTTACACACTAAGATTAAGACACAAACATATACAGAGATGTACTGAGCACTCATACCAACATATATTATACATACATAGATAGGTGGACAGATAatgctgaaacacacacacacacgcacacacatttacTCTGGTTAAGTGCGTAGAATGCAGGAGGTCTGGTCCTCTGATATGCAGGAAGGAACAGgaagtctaatgttctgtactgcAGTGTTGCCTCGTCCATCTGCACTGTGCCTCTATTTTTATAACACTCCCCAAAACACTtgcgcgcacgcgcacacacagacacacacacacacacagacacacacacacacacacacacacacacacacacacacacacacacacacacacacacacacacacacacacacacacacacacacacacacacacacacacacacacacacacacacacacacacacacacacacacacacacacacacacacactcacacacagatgtCGCTGTCATTAACCCCTGTTACCCCCACTCCTCGGCGCTCCAGCGCGGTGTGAAACCTGCAGGCGAAATATGAAACTGTCCCTGACTaaccagagatggagacagacaacaGTTTCTCATCCTGGTCTTGTCAGGAGGATAGATGGATGGTCCTAGAGCCTAGTAGGACACACCCATCCTCACCCCTATGGCCCTCTCATCACGCATATCTCACCGCTCGCACACCCTTAACCACTCATCACCCCAGTTTTTATGACTAGAGAGGGGGCACGTTTTTTGGCGACATAAGTGTTACTTGTCCTATGTGCTTTCTTTTCCACAACTGATACAATTGTGTTACCATTATGGGAATGGCAACTGGTTTGTAACTTTTTTATGACCTTCTTATGACCTTACATAACctgtatttgtgtcattctcaggAGAATGCACTTTAAACAGAGCATCATGTTCATTCACGAGTCACGTCTCAAAGGAGAGGGTTGTCTGGTCCACTGGTGAGAAACTTTATCAAATACAAAACAACTTTATTTGTCCAACTGCTACTGTATCTCTGGGTTTAACTGAGTGCTCACAAGTGAACCCATGTGTGACGATGGTAAGCAGAAGACAGATAGATAACGCAGAATGCTATTCTTGAACTTCCCCAAACAACAATCTTGATTTGAATGTATTGTGTTTGTTAAACTATCTGAGGTATATCTGGTGAGGTTGAGGGTCTTCTGAGAAATACAGAGGAAGACCTTCCTTGATATTCAATCTCTAATGTTGCCTCCACAGCATACCCTCGTTTGTTTGACTTCCAATTCAATGTATTGTCTTTTAATATGGCCTTCTGCTGATGTCCTTTTATCTCTATCATGGCCATACCCACtcctatccatctctccttcaccatccatccctctctccatggaGTCTGGCGGGTGTGTCTCGGAGTGTCACCCTGGTGGTGGCCTACATCATGACGGTGACAGGGCTGGGCTGGCAGGAGGCTCTGGCTGCTGTGAGGGTGGCTCGGCCCTGCGCTGGGCCCAACCTGGGCTTCCAGCGCCAGCTCCAGGAGTTTGAGACCAATCACGCTGACCAGGTCAATacagagggggatagaggaaggaTAGATGGGAAAATGTCATTCTTGGAGGAAAATGGAAGTTCTATAAAAAGTGACTTATCATTAAAAAGGAATGTGTTAAActtccaatgcagccgttttatctcaatatcaaatcatttccgGGTAACAAGTCGTTTCCGGGTAAcagttaagtaccttactgtgattgttttcaattaaaatggtcaaaaaggaACAAGGaaagcaattctacacattttgctatcACATGCAGTCTGGGTATCCGTTTGGTAATCTGGCCATGATTCAAACACTCTTTCTTACttgtctattaactcatttaccgaCTGGTGATGTCatcaaaactccatcccaccaaaatagGCTGATaattcaggtggtcttttcaagcagctcttacactaaaagggcattatcataattttcacaatttcacagtattattccagccTCATAATGTGGAATAAAAAACACAGGAACATTctcatttttgactgcactgggcctttaagcatTAAAGCCTTCAGAGCGAGGAGTCAGACTATGCTGTAGTTACTTTAGAAAGAGAATACACCTGCCTCAAGAGACAATAATATTGACATACTGTATTTTGTTGTATGTCTCTGCAGTTCAGGGAGTGGCTTTGGCAATTATACAAAGAGAGGCCCTTCAACGACGAGGATGACATTCGCATCCTGTTGGCCAAGAGTTTCAAACCCAATGGGGTGGGTGTGGAGGTGAATGTTGAGCCATCCACCCCTCCAGGATTGCAGGGTACCTGAGATCCCTTATCCAGGTCTGAAGGTTTACACCGTGGGATGATACCACTCTGGCTCCTagagggtgggtggggggttctctctctgtcggtaCGCTGttagaccagtctctctctctattgttgtcCCTCTACTGGAGAAGACTGGGGGAGGATGGATCGATGGATGCACCATTTTGAGAATGTTTATTGATGTTTTATTATTGCTAATACCACTGGTTTTATTACCCCTAATTTATGTACAGTGTTTAGTTATATATGGCACTTTCAGCATTTGTACTTGTTTTTCTAAACCTCGAAAATGTATGATATTGTTGTCATGTAATTTCTTCCTACTTGAAGCCACGTCAGCTTTTTGTGCATTAATAAAAGGATTAAAGATGAAATTATGACTGAGATTAAATGGTTATTAACTACCGGTAGGTCTGCTATGCTGTCAGATACAAtgtgatgacagacagacattctCTGCTCTGTTTACCTCTGTTTCTGGGTCTATTTCCTGTTTGTCTGTTAATGCAAAGGAAGCCTTGCATGACAGCAGTAAAAACAACATTTTCAGCCCCCTCTGTCAGCATtggagggatacagagagctgGGCATGAGTGCCACTGGCTCTGAAAAGGGATGCATTTGAATTTGTCTGTTGCCTACCTACCCACGCACCGACATATAATGTAGCCCTTCTCCAATAGATATAGCATACAGCCTATGAATTAGACCCAGTTGATATTAAAGGTTATGTGCATGACACAACCACTGGAGGGCAGCAGTATAACCACAGTAAAACTAATTGAGGCTATATTGTATTTGTGAATGAAATGAAAACACACTCCACTAAAATATCCCAAATTTTCATCAATGTCATAGGCTACTGTAATTAACTGTCAGGAGGATTGAGTACATTTTAATGACCATATAACATTATGAAAACAACAGCACAAGAACAATTCTATTTTAGGACTTTATAAAACAGTATTTAAAGCATAAACATATAATGGTAATGGAAGATATTGACATAATTACGATTTTAGGGAGTTTCTTTTTTGATATTGACACAGGTAATTGTTCCATTCCATGGTGACGTTTGCTTCCTGTGTTTGCCACTCGAGAGGGATTCCCCATCCACCGACTGTAGGTTGTTCTCGATAAGCTTCAGAGAACTGCAGCTCCTCCCAGTAGCGGCACCGACACATCAAGATGTGACTGACTATATGAATAGGGCACCCGATGCTCTCACTTGAGAACAGTGTCAGTGAAATCGATTTCATCACTTGTCAGAGAAGCTCACATGGTTAGAGGTAAGGAGTTTATTCTCACTCACAGTAGGCTATAAGGAAACATAAGAGAGGGGAACGTTCTGAAGTTGATGCAGTGATGTTGATGCATTTAAAGACTattatgttatttatttttatgcgTGTGATTATAACACTGTTTTTCTGATTTTACTTATGAGCCTACAAAATATGAATTCCATTGTCTTTGAATTAAAATAACCCAAGACATCCAGAAAGGTTTCATTCTTAAATTAAGGCCTACCTATTTTGTATGTGATTTATTTTATGCAATTCAAAaagaaataataataaatgtgtTAGTGCATATTTAATCAACAAATATATACTATCAAATAAATTGTGATATTATAGCTTAATTTCATAAAAGTGTGTCTTCCCTGATAACATTAACCTTCATCATTTAGCACCAACTGACATTGTTTTGCATTGCATGATAACGGACTTATTGCAACGCACATTACCTACCTTATTGCAACGCACATTACCTACCTTATTGCAACGCACATGCCCATCCTTCTATTGCATGTGCTTTTTGACAGAGATGAACTTAGAGGGGGACAGCAGTCTGTCAGTGAGCTGCGGCAACGGGAAACTTAGACAGTGGCTGATCGATCAGATTAACAGCAGTAGCTATCCTGGACTGGTTTGGGAGAATGGCGAGAAAAGCATTTTCAGGATCCCGTGGAAACATGCGGGCAAACAGGACTACAATCGAGAAGAGGATGCTGCACTCTTCAAGGTGCGTTTGGAACCACACACTCACTTCACCATACTTCTCTGCAGTTTTTTTCTTCTACTTTTTAGTTACTATATACAACGGGTGAATATTGAATATAGTGTGCAGGTACCCCATGAATTATTCCTAACTCAATCATATTCAGTCACTCAATTCACTCTCCAGACCTAGTCTACTTGGGCAGGTGTAATTTACATTATTTTCTCTAGACtacctgttgttgttttttttgtacaGTATAACAAGTGATAATCTTTGTTCAAGGCAATGGATATTTGTTCAAGACAAAGACCAATGCATGTTGATTTTGATGCAGGCCTACTAATGCCTTACTTATTGCCAGATACATTTAAATTGAATGCAGAGAGAAAGTATAAATCAAGTCAATTTATTATGCTGTTGATTATTGCAGGCTTGGGCATTGTTCAAAGGGAAACACAGGGAAGGAGTGGACAAACCAGACCCCCCCACATGGAAGACTAGACTGCGATGTGCTCTTAACAAAAGTAATGACTTTGACGAGCTGGTGGAGAGAAGCCAACTTGATATATCAGACCCTTACAAAGTCTACAGAATCATACCGGAGGGAGCTAAGAGAGGCAAGTTTTATTAATCTAATTGCTGTATTTCCAAAGTCAAGTCCATGTCACAAGTGTAATCTGCTATACCATAATTAATTTATATAGGCTACTGGCAGGTGATGTCACAGATTTCATATGTCAAAAGTAATGAAAACACTGTCTAACTCTTAACATACccgagcagacacacacacagccagcaatGTTTCATTTTGCCACCATCGTCTAATGAGG is part of the Oncorhynchus keta strain PuntledgeMale-10-30-2019 chromosome 15, Oket_V2, whole genome shotgun sequence genome and encodes:
- the LOC118394774 gene encoding dual specificity protein phosphatase 22-B-like, which codes for MGNGLNKVLPDLYLGNFKDARDREQLTRNNITHILSIHDSAAPILPGMTYLCISAADLPTQNLRMHFKQSIMFIHESRLKGEGCLVHCLAGVSRSVTLVVAYIMTVTGLGWQEALAAVRVARPCAGPNLGFQRQLQEFETNHADQFREWLWQLYKERPFNDEDDIRILLAKSFKPNGVGVEVNVEPSTPPGLQGT